The DNA region TGCAGTGGAAAAGAGGGAGAGCTGAGTCAGGAAGATGATTATCTTTTATCTAATCCATATCACTTGGTAATGCTTCTCACTCAACTCATCTATGATTTTGATTTAGgactttattatgaaattggtCTCACTGTTTGCCTGATGATATGCTGAGTCATATCTCACTGTATTTgcctgacaaatttttttatttgatagtaGTGGAGTGTGTTAATTACTGGGTTTTGAATTCATCAAGTTTTAACCTTGGTCTTCATTGGGCATTACAAATTTGATTTGGGATTTCTTTTGTTAGTTTACTCCTAAAGAAGGGGTGAGAGTGAGGTCATGCTTCAAAGAATTAATCCTGTATGAGCATGTGTGTATTCACCTACAAACATTATGTTATCATATCATTTACATATAATCCTTGCAAAAGTGGAATCCTTGTGCACTAAATACGACCTTTTATACCACTTGCATAGAAATGAAATATATGTCTACATTTTTATCAGGTATATATTTTGTTACTCACCCTGCCTTTATTGGGAAGGGATTGGACTTGGCACTAAGAAGATACTTCAAGATAACCTAAATTGTTCATACTCTTATCTGATTTGTATCCAATCTGGATACACAGGACACAGCAGGATATGCATCAGATACATACTTCTAAGTAATGGAATTAACTTCCTTCACTGATGGTTTTTATACAGTGGGACACAGTAGACCATGGCTGGGACAGTTGAAGTACAGCACATACTTTTCAGAggcaaaagtttttttttttttaagaaaaaagttttatatgttaaatataAAATCTAGTATCTTTGAAAGTTAGGAACATTCAAAActctatatttaatgaatatCAAATATGGATCTGgataatttgtttgtttggttaatAGCTTCTAAGTTAATTAAATCATTTATGCTTAAgttattcttttttatgtatGTTATTTGTATTTCATTCTAAAAACTTGCAtaatatattgtgaaaatataaaatatatcttacttatcaaaaaataatatacattgTTAAgatatcttaatatattaattagttAACATATGCTAGATTTTCAAGAATTGACATATCGCTGCATTCATATTGCATTGCGTTGTATCCATATCCCATATCTCCATCTCCTCTTCATAAATTTGGTACATATAAATATTGGGTTGGCTCGATGCCGGAATGTTAGATCTGTTTAGGGATGTTAGTGGGCCCTGGTTTTTTATTCTGAATCTCACCTGGTCTTTGCATGTTCCCAAAATTAGCTTCTTTGGCAATTGTTTGCATTAGGTTTGATTGACATTGCTCACAAAACTACTGTTGTCATCTATTGATGTAAGTTTGTTTGCAAGGGTTCCTGAATGCTTTCTACCTTTTTAACTTCTTTGTACAGCTAGGAGTTTTCTCATCCCAGGTGTTCCAAGAATCTCCGCGGGATAAGATATGGAGAAGAAAACATTGTATTCTTGTCTTCTTCACCTTGAACTTACGTCCATGTTGCTTCAATGTATTTGTCCTTGTTGCTTCAATCTTGTAGTAATATCTATTCTTGCTTACTGCAGCACCAATTTATCAAATGGAGAAACAGTGTAATATTGAAATTGCAGCTCAAATTTCACGTGTTTCATCAAACCAAAATGGTAATTGAGTTCTCagtgtatttttttctttctttttgtttaccCCTTGTCTTTGACCTTATTTATCTCTAGGAATGTTTGGAAAACATTCTTTTGAAAAGCAAATGGCTACCTTTTGGTTTACTTAGTTATTTCATATATTCTTGTAGATGGGGATCGTGATCGTTATCATATAGAAGGATTAATGGAAAGTCCTGCAGTGGATGATGGTGTGGATTGCTTCTCACCCTTACTGATAAATGCTACATCTGTCAACATTGAGGTCTACTACAACAAGGCAGTGAACTACACCTTGATGGTCACCTTTGTATcctttaattataattatttgccCAGCTTAGTCAGAATGTTATTAGCCTGTTTTGCATGGACTCCTTAACCATGTTCATCAGGTCTCTTTCCTTCAAGTTCTTCTACTAATTCGGCAGATGGAACATGGCAACACTCAATCTGTAAGAACTATTATAAAATGTACTTGagaataaaactataaaagtcATAGCTTCTGTATATATGTTTTTGTAAAtattcttttagcttttttgAGTTCACAAAAAAATCATCGTTCTGATCTTCCACTGTTAGGGAGCTGCcaaagtttcaattttaatgATTGGCCAACAAGCTATAATGGATGCTTATCTTTGCCTTCTCCATCTGACAGCCGGAATACTAGTTGGTAAGTGTAGTAATAGCCAATACTAGCTTActagagggtttttttttttttgataggtaaaaataatattattgaaaagagactactagagtttttttttattttttttttaatgtacagTTTTATAACCTATGtatatgtattaaatttttttacaagattATTACAATTATCTTAGTTACAGGATTTTTAGAGGACCCATTTCATCAGCTATTTACTTTTAGACAAAGTGTAGTAGTGTAGGTACAAATTAGAATAAATTCTTTTGCAATTATAGAACTGCAGTAGGAAATACTAACTTTTGCTATCTGATTACTTTACCCAAGCTTTTGGTAACATAATTTATCTAAGGATTCCGTATAGCTGGAGAATGTTAAATGCCTTTGACTTATCATTTTCGGTTTGTTTGCACCCTCCACATGTTACATCGTCTCACTTGCAAAGTGAAATACCAACTCTGGAAAGAAATCTGTCTCAACAATGACCCTAATGGAAAACATGACCACAGTGCCTCttcccccccctccccccccccaaCTTCTTGTTTCCTTTTACTTTTGGGTTCAATGTCTGGCCTACACAATGGGATATCTGAGCAGATTTGTGTATGTACTTCTGATAATGCTGTCCACTTGCAATTTGCATCCAGTGCTAAATTAGAATGACATCATTTAAATTTACGATAGGTATGTAATCTTGTACTTACTGATGATGGAGCACACTGATACGTGAGCCACACCTGAATATTgcatgtatttttataaatgatGGTGATGATATACTGGCATTTAATTGACCATTTGTATGAAAACTATGgtataatttttagatttttaaaataattattcacATACCTTCGGTTTAACTTAGTGAATATGCCAGTTGGAAGTCATCCAAATGagctaaatatttttttatatggaaTGCAATTTGACTGGCCTTGTCTGACCAAGATTGAATTGAATTCGGATGAAAATAATATCATCAGATCTagttatcaaaaacaaaataatattgtcAGATCTGGGTTTGGACAATCCAAGTTGTACACCTCAATAACATACTGTTTAAATGCATGTTTGCTACACAACAGGGAAAGTGGCTTTCTAGCCTTTCTTTTTGTATTGACATTTATTATGATGCTAAAATCTCAGCACTTTTGTGTAAAATGCGTACACTGCGTTGGCGTTCTTATTATAACTTGTATACAAGAgtgtaattcattttttttacatacctTGATTGTGCAACTGCTTCTGCATATTTTTATTCTTGCATCCTGTATGATGACCATCCTGGCTAAGTTTATTAATCACCTCATACTCATCATCATTAACCAGGTGTGTTTGCTTTTTTGCATACAGAATCCTTATTCAATGCTTTTGCAACTGCTGCCTTTTTCAAGTTTGTGGTCTTCTCAATTTTTGAGATGAGATATCTTCTTGCAATATGGAAGGCAAGTAGGCCTATGAATAATGGTGAAGGTTGGGAAACTATGAGGCGTGAGCTTTCAGTTCTATATAGTCGTTTTTGTAAGTATTATGGAACTTTTGTGTTAATCTTTTCAATGCCACTCTTCCAATTGTGGTGGAACTTCTATTTATAAGATCTATTGGAGGTGATGCACACTCGGAAATAGTGCACACCTTAAGTATATTCATGCACATTTGCCCCCTTTATGTTTACTAGCCTTCTCATATGCAACTGTGCTCAGAACCTCTTTTTCTTAATCTTAACTGGTTCATTTCTCAAGTAAAGGCTAAAAATAAGGAGAAGTGAAATTAGAGGAAGAGTAGTACATGGTGTCGTGGTTTGGGGTGATTTTGAATTATTCAATCTACTTTTATATCCtcattattttgattttacatTAAACTCTTTTGAATTAGGgtgcgtttggataccgcttattttgttgaaaactgaaaataatttttaaaaaattactgttcatgcgcgggttactgttcatttgcctatttgcactgttcatgtcctaTGAACAGTGCAATAGGTgctggtggggggggggggggggctgaaaacgtaataaccAAACACTCACTAGATAATAGTCTTATTTTTGAAAGTATAAAGAAGTGGACACCAAAGAATCCTTGTCAACCAAAATGTTGGAATTAAACCTACCCAACTTTGAGATTTCAGGCTTTGTCAAGAACTAGAATGTTGCATAGAGAAAAATTGCACACTGTATATCCTCATTTCTGTAGCCATATGGAATCATGTCTTGTTAGTGTGATCAGTGATGACTACTACTGTATGAAAAATTCTTACACGCAGTTCAGTCACATTACTTTATAACTGCATGGTAGTTCCAGAAGTATCTTCTTCACAGTATCCTCTTCCTAAGTTTCTTAGTATATTTGCTATGACAGCCTATTAGAATAGCAATAtgttaatattaataattgGTGGTGAATCTCCCCTCCCCCcgcccccctcccccctccccttGGGCCCAACCACAAacttatgaaaataaataaataattgtggGCTAAATAAGCCAGTCTTTAAGACATGTAGTTTCCATGCACCTGTCAAGTTCTCGTGCTACTTATGCCATgttaagataataatttttttttctcttttagtaATTTAGTCCCATTGATGATGTAATAAATACTTATTAACTTTCAAATCTTAATGATTTCCACTCTGCTACATTGTTCAAATACACCAGTGCTCATTCTACTTTAACTATGTATTTGAccattatctttttattatcgAATTTTTTGTATGAAATTGTTGGGCTAGTTTGATCTAACTGTTGCATATATCTGCAGATGGGATCCTTTTGGGAGGCATTCTGGTCATGTATGAGTTCCATAATTTTCTGAGACCTATTCTTCTCCTTTTGTACTCTTTTTGGATACCTCAAATAATCACCAATGTTGTTCGTGACTCAAGAAAACCTTTGCATCCTCATTACATCTTAGGCATGACTGTTACTCGGCTAGCAATCCCATTATATATGTTTGGCTGCCCTCACAACTTCATGCGCATTGAACCTGACAAGAGTTGGTGTATTTGTTTGAGTGTATTTATTGTACTCCAAGCATCTATTCTTCTTCTCCAGCACTACCTTGGTTCTCGTTGGTTCATTCCTCGCCAGGTTGGATTCAACTCTCTTCCTTGTTCTTTTGACAATTGATGGCACATTCATGCATAGCACACCCATATCCTCTAAACCACACACCATCCATTTGTTGTATCATAAAGATATGATGATTGCTCTAGGTAAAAGAATTTTGAGGAATTTAGTTGAGCAAGGAGTTGTGTTTATTGTACCTCTAGTCCTGAGCTTGACTACCTGTTAATTGATTTGCTTGCCCTTTGAATCTTGATATTAgaatatataaaatgtgaacATATAAAATGGTGCTTACCATTCAGTACTTCTGAAGCATTAAGAGTTGTCCTGACTTCCCATGTTTTTGGGCTTCACTTGCCTGATTCTAAGTAGTTCAACTCAACAAGAACATTGAATTACTTAATCCTCTCTTCATTTAATGGGCTTCAATTCATGCAGAGAAGGATTACAGATCAATGAGACTTTTAATATCTATGCAAATAATAattactctttttctttctttttttttctttttttttgcggTGTGCATTATTGCAGCTAGACGTTAGGAGAGGTGTACTTGTATCCCCACAGTGCATTATACTCTAAAATTTCCTTGACTGCATTCTTTATGGAAATCTCACTTTGGGTATTATGGTTTGCAGATTCTGCCTGAGAAATATAGCTACTATAGAAGGTTTGATCAAGATACAAATCATGCAACAGATTGTGTCATTTGCATGACTGCCATCGATTTTACACATCGATCTAATGACTGCATGGTATTCAGATGGGACTCTTTCTTGTAATTTGTTGGCATAGTTAGGTGATCTTTCTTTGAACAGTGGACTGAGTTCAAATATGTTACAGGTGACACCGTGTGATCATTTTTTCCACTCTGGTTGTTTACAAAGGTGGATGGATATAAAGATGGAGTGCCCAACTTGCCGGCGTCCACTACCACCAGCATAAGAGCATCTTCTCACTTTGTTTCTATATCATATAGGACCAACTGACTTTACCCAACTCGCTAATTCTGGTAATATGATGATGTCCATTGTCATGCAAACATTTggtatttttgaacttttaGGTTACTGCTCAGctattttgtgaatttttgcggacttctttttttttttttttcacatagcATTTCTTATTCAATTTTTCTCATGTGCTTTTGTGAAAATTAACATCATGAATTTTGGAAATTATTTACTAATTGGTACAAAATCGAAaccaaattattttaatcaaaattttgttatttaaactTGCATTGCTTCATGTTGAATTCATCTTCTTCGTCCATGCACATTCTTTTTCTGGCTTTTCAATATATTTGCTCATAATTGTAGAATTTGTCTTTTTTGACATGAACTGTTAGTGTTAATTGTTATTGTCCCATCTTTTGGTTGTAATcatgtcttctatttatttgtttattcagGTTGGGAATAGAATTGCTTTTCACTTGAGTTCACCTTCAGAAGAAAAGGTGAGATACAACATAATCAAAACTGTCACAGATTCTGTAACAGTGCGTAGCTGATAATTCTTGTCTTTGTAATATAAATTGTAATACTTTAGTACATTTAGCAATTTTATAACAGGTGTAAATCCTTTTCTATTCAATCTTGGGCTCCCACtgtgtttatttgttttctgAGTGGGGTGAGAGAGCTGACGGCTGTTCTGATGAAAACCAAATTGGCCTTTCAATTTGATGCTGTCAATTAAAGTAAAtgttttttttgcttgaaactTCATATGGGTGTATGTTCAATGTGTTGAAGGTTCCATAATTACTGCAAAAAGTAATATAAGAATGAGGTCAGTGATTAAAAGGAAGTAACTCAGAAGATGGTTAGAACCCGCTAAAAACTTTATCTACATCTCTCCAAAATCCCTTTGTAGGATATAAACTATAAAGCTAAATGGATTTGTATTTCAAGGGATCACAGGCGTGCTAGCATGAGATTTCTGATCAGTTACTTATAGCTGGGTAAAATAGGACTTTGATCATACAAAAGCAACTTGCTACAAGTCATGCATCATATAAGCGACGTCcttgattatttttgttatgtaatGGACCATGTAATCGAGCCCAACTTATCCAAGCTAATGAATAAACACGCCATCTGCCTGAGGAAGATAGCTGTGATCAAGCAGTAATGGTTtctgtcaaattttttatttgtattggaCTCAAATCTGGTAGCCATTTCCAAATCTTTGAGAGTTTACATTTACATGGTTTTTCAAGTTGAGGGAGATGTGATTTCTTCTAATCATAGGTATATCCATTTACAAGCTGCACACGAGTAATTTACAAGGTAATTGTCTCACCCAAATTTGGATCTTATTTTGCTTCTGAAAGTTACCACCTTATATGGTTGCTTTATGTGTAACTTGGAGGGATAAAAGGTGAGGACACTGGCACTATAGCTGGTGCCGCAGCAGGAATAAAAGCAGTTCCAAAAGCAGTTGTAGCACCACCTCCTCCAGCACCAGTACAGGGATGCTCGAAGCAGTCAACAGGGTGCTCAAGAGTGGCGTTGCATTCCTTCGCGCTTCTCTGCAACGGTTTCTCTGGAAAACAATTTTGACGATCATCATACTTTAAGCCTCTTCTTGATGTCAAATTCTGGCATATTCCCTGCTCCTCACAAAAGAAGTTATATGAGAATGTGAAGTTTTTCAAGCTGGGCAGAAGACACACTCCCTCTGATACAATCCCACTTAGCATATTATGCCTAAGATTTAGTATCTCCAAGTGAGCTAAACCTGCCAGGCTGTATGGTATAGGACCAACTATATTGTTAGAGCTCACATCCAACACCCTCAATTTGTAAAGATATCCCAGCTCTTGTGGCAAACACCCTGTCAAACTGGTATTGATTAAAACAAGCTCCTCTAGAGTACTGGCAAAGTTGGATATAGTCGATGGAATGCAGCCCCCAAACCGGTTGTTAGCAAACACCACCACTGAGGCTGAGCTTGAACCAAAATTTGGTGGAATCATTTTGGTGAAACGGTTGTTGTTAACAAATATTGCATCaagttttttgttgaaaagcTCAGGA from Castanea sativa cultivar Marrone di Chiusa Pesio chromosome 6, ASM4071231v1 includes:
- the LOC142640799 gene encoding transmembrane E3 ubiquitin-protein ligase FLY2 isoform X1; amino-acid sequence: MVLLGFEMGFGQSSSFWRFERRGSGFVFRIVFGLWLCLVLSQPVAGLRPLRERARSWGDEWLFIRKDESELGPFSAWNITGTYRGSWKFLDSTNGSSRFPDLRKATGNSMIELVSTPTKITGVHYVQGVIIFHDVFDNEHNVGGAQIRVEGVYIWPFRQLRMVANSGKEGELSQEDDYLLSNPYHLLGVFSSQVFQESPRDKIWRRKHSPIYQMEKQCNIEIAAQISRVSSNQNDGDRDRYHIEGLMESPAVDDGVDCFSPLLINATSVNIEVYYNKAVNYTLMVTFVSFLQVLLLIRQMEHGNTQSGAAKVSILMIGQQAIMDAYLCLLHLTAGILVESLFNAFATAAFFKFVVFSIFEMRYLLAIWKASRPMNNGEGWETMRRELSVLYSRFYGILLGGILVMYEFHNFLRPILLLLYSFWIPQIITNVVRDSRKPLHPHYILGMTVTRLAIPLYMFGCPHNFMRIEPDKSWCICLSVFIVLQASILLLQHYLGSRWFIPRQILPEKYSYYRRFDQDTNHATDCVICMTAIDFTHRSNDCMVTPCDHFFHSGCLQRWMDIKMECPTCRRPLPPA
- the LOC142640799 gene encoding transmembrane E3 ubiquitin-protein ligase FLY2 isoform X2; amino-acid sequence: MFRVEGVYIWPFRQLRMVANSGKEGELSQEDDYLLSNPYHLLGVFSSQVFQESPRDKIWRRKHSPIYQMEKQCNIEIAAQISRVSSNQNDGDRDRYHIEGLMESPAVDDGVDCFSPLLINATSVNIEVYYNKAVNYTLMVTFVSFLQVLLLIRQMEHGNTQSGAAKVSILMIGQQAIMDAYLCLLHLTAGILVESLFNAFATAAFFKFVVFSIFEMRYLLAIWKASRPMNNGEGWETMRRELSVLYSRFYGILLGGILVMYEFHNFLRPILLLLYSFWIPQIITNVVRDSRKPLHPHYILGMTVTRLAIPLYMFGCPHNFMRIEPDKSWCICLSVFIVLQASILLLQHYLGSRWFIPRQILPEKYSYYRRFDQDTNHATDCVICMTAIDFTHRSNDCMVTPCDHFFHSGCLQRWMDIKMECPTCRRPLPPA
- the LOC142640800 gene encoding pollen-specific leucine-rich repeat extensin-like protein 3; the protein is MASSLVSSLTTRALVLLLVNISFSFNNLAAKHSNHATHHHRFHSHSPTSNPRLHQAYIALQEWKKTIYSDPKNFTTNWVGPSVCNYTGVFCAPALDDPKIRVVAGIDLNNADIAGFLPHEIGLLSDLALIHLNSNRFCGIIPETLANLTLLYELDLSNNRFVGPFPSVVLPLPTLHYLDIRFNDFEGPLPPELFNKKLDAIFVNNNRFTKMIPPNFGSSSASVVVFANNRFGGCIPSTISNFASTLEELVLINTSLTGCLPQELGYLYKLRVLDVSSNNIVGPIPYSLAGLAHLEILNLRHNMLSGIVSEGVCLLPSLKNFTFSYNFFCEEQGICQNLTSRRGLKYDDRQNCFPEKPLQRSAKECNATLEHPVDCFEHPCTGAGGGGATTAFGTAFIPAAAPAIVPVSSPFIPPSYT